In one window of Dermochelys coriacea isolate rDerCor1 chromosome 3, rDerCor1.pri.v4, whole genome shotgun sequence DNA:
- the NKX2-2 gene encoding homeobox protein Nkx-2.2 isoform X1, whose product MSLTNTKTGFSVKDILDLPDTNDEEGSLVEGADEENEGSEPPKKSGVLGQNPLEGVQTLPLKNPFYDSSDNPYTRWLASTESIQYSLHGLASSNSQHDSSTKSPDPSADESPDNDKDTASAGDSGKKRKRRVLFSKAQTYELERRFRQQRYLSAPEREHLASLIRLTPTQVKIWFQNHRYKMKRARAEKGMEVTPLPSPRRVAVPVLVRDGKPCHTLKAQDLAAATFQAGIPFSAYSAQSLQHMQYNAQYSSASNPQYPTAHHLVQAQQWTW is encoded by the exons ATGTCTTTGACCAACACAAAGACGGGGTTTTCTGTAAAGGACATCCTAGATCTCCCTGACACCAATGATGAAGAGGGATCCCTCGTTGAAGGAGCGGATGAAGAGAACGAGGGGTCGGAGCCACCCAAGAAATCCGGAGTGCTGGGGCAAAACCCACTGGAGGGGGTTCAGACTCTGCCTTTGAAAAACCCTTTCTATGATAGCAGTGATAATCCCTATACGCGTTGGCTGGCCAGCACGGAAAGCATCCAGTATTCCT TGCACGGGCTGGCCTCCAGCAACTCCCAGCACGACTCCTCCACCAAATCCCCCGACCCCTCGGCCGACGAATCCCCGGACAACGACAAGGACACGGCCAGCGCCGGCGACTCCggcaagaagaggaagaggagggtgcTCTTCTCCAAGGCACAGACCTACGAGCTGGAGAGACGGTTCCGACAGCAGCGGTACCTGTCCGCCCCCGAGCGGGAGCACCTGGCCAGCCTCATCCGTCTCACGCCCACCCAGGTGAAGATCTGGTTTCAGAACCACCGGTACAAGATGAAGAGGGCCCGGGCTGAGAAAGGTATGGAAGtgactcctctcccctccccacgcCGGGTAGCAGTGCCCGTCTTAGTCAGGGACGGCAAACCCTGCCACACGCTCAAAGCTCAGGACTTAGCCGCGGCCACTTTCCAGGCTGGGATCCCCTTCTCCGCCTATAGCGCCCAATCGCTTCAGCATATGCAATATAACGCCCAGTACAGCTCCGCCAGCAACCCCCAGTACCCGACAGCGCATCATTTGGTGCAAGCCCAACAATGGACTTGGTGA
- the NKX2-2 gene encoding homeobox protein Nkx-2.2 isoform X2 yields MSLTNTKTGFSVKDILDLPDTNDEEGSLVEGADEENEGSEPPKKSGVLGQNPLEGVQTLPLKNPFYDSSDNPYTRWLASTESIQYSLHGLASSNSQHDSSTKSPDPSADESPDNDKDTASAGDSGKKRKRRVLFSKAQTYELERRFRQQRYLSAPEREHLASLIRLTPTQVKIWFQNHRYKMKRARAEKDCPLCPIQNTTQNGWKTTGSVIYYYEVIFSQRPTKGKVKDW; encoded by the exons ATGTCTTTGACCAACACAAAGACGGGGTTTTCTGTAAAGGACATCCTAGATCTCCCTGACACCAATGATGAAGAGGGATCCCTCGTTGAAGGAGCGGATGAAGAGAACGAGGGGTCGGAGCCACCCAAGAAATCCGGAGTGCTGGGGCAAAACCCACTGGAGGGGGTTCAGACTCTGCCTTTGAAAAACCCTTTCTATGATAGCAGTGATAATCCCTATACGCGTTGGCTGGCCAGCACGGAAAGCATCCAGTATTCCT TGCACGGGCTGGCCTCCAGCAACTCCCAGCACGACTCCTCCACCAAATCCCCCGACCCCTCGGCCGACGAATCCCCGGACAACGACAAGGACACGGCCAGCGCCGGCGACTCCggcaagaagaggaagaggagggtgcTCTTCTCCAAGGCACAGACCTACGAGCTGGAGAGACGGTTCCGACAGCAGCGGTACCTGTCCGCCCCCGAGCGGGAGCACCTGGCCAGCCTCATCCGTCTCACGCCCACCCAGGTGAAGATCTGGTTTCAGAACCACCGGTACAAGATGAAGAGGGCCCGGGCTGAGAAAG ATTGCCCCTTGTGCCCAAttcaaaacacaacacaaaatggGTGGAAGACAACCGGTTCCGTGATCTACTATTATGAAGTCATCTTTAGCCAGCGGCCTACAAAAGGGAAGGTAAAGGACTGGTAA